In Sander lucioperca isolate FBNREF2018 chromosome 12, SLUC_FBN_1.2, whole genome shotgun sequence, one DNA window encodes the following:
- the LOC116043550 gene encoding cell adhesion molecule 2-like isoform X2, translated as MVPSPTLSTYMNTNVTEDMGPLTSLPTQADTTMIQGLTTAAPASPDSAVVAGVIVLILLTVAALGFLLYRYLCHNKGDYRTTGEAAPGDDPDDEYNNQAASEKKEYFI; from the exons ATGGTGCCATCGCCAACACTCTCCACGTATATGAACACAAATGTGACAGAGG ATATGGGGCCTTTAACATCCCTTCCTACACAAGCAGACACCACCATGATTCAGG GGTTAACAACAGCAGCCCCTGCCAGTCCAGACTCCGCAGTTGTAGCAG GGGTTATTGTTCTCATCCTGCTGACGGTCGCTGCTTTGGGCTTCCTGCTTTACCGGTATCTCTGCCACAACAAAGGAGACTACAGGACGACAGGGGAGGCAGCTCCGGGGGATGACCCCGATGACGAGTACAATAACCAAGCTGCGAGCGAAAAGAAGGAATACTTCATATGA
- the LOC116043550 gene encoding cell adhesion molecule 2-like isoform X1: MVPSPTLSTYMNTNVTEASDMGPLTSLPTQADTTMIQGLTTAAPASPDSAVVAGVIVLILLTVAALGFLLYRYLCHNKGDYRTTGEAAPGDDPDDEYNNQAASEKKEYFI; the protein is encoded by the exons ATGGTGCCATCGCCAACACTCTCCACGTATATGAACACAAATGTGACAGAGG CATCAGATATGGGGCCTTTAACATCCCTTCCTACACAAGCAGACACCACCATGATTCAGG GGTTAACAACAGCAGCCCCTGCCAGTCCAGACTCCGCAGTTGTAGCAG GGGTTATTGTTCTCATCCTGCTGACGGTCGCTGCTTTGGGCTTCCTGCTTTACCGGTATCTCTGCCACAACAAAGGAGACTACAGGACGACAGGGGAGGCAGCTCCGGGGGATGACCCCGATGACGAGTACAATAACCAAGCTGCGAGCGAAAAGAAGGAATACTTCATATGA